A single region of the Pararhodospirillum photometricum DSM 122 genome encodes:
- a CDS encoding 2-aminoethylphosphonate--pyruvate transaminase codes for MSSLYPTLAPLPDPAEAPAAPSHWLLTPGPLTTTATVKRAMLHDWGSWDGDFRALTASLRRRLLEIAGVGEGYSVVPLQGSGTFALEAALLSLAQRNSRVLIIVNGAYGQRMVEISRRIGLGHAVLDLAETEAPSPDALAQRLAAAPDLTHVAVAQVETSTGLLNPVEALAQVTAAAGRKLLVDAVSAFGALWLDPARVPFETLIFSTNKCLEGVPGMGFVLTRIEALEEARACGPAPSLALDLADQWAYMERTGLFRFTPPTHVLAAFRQALDEYDAEGGRTARLARYRRNHDALVAGMGWAGLRPLLPEALRSPIIVTFLAPEDPAYHFTTFYEVMKRRGFIIYPGKMTEVESFRLGCIGAVDVPVMEDCARACEAAFKELGVALPD; via the coding sequence ATGTCCTCCCTTTACCCGACCCTTGCGCCGCTTCCCGATCCGGCAGAAGCGCCGGCTGCCCCGTCCCATTGGCTGCTGACCCCGGGGCCGCTGACCACGACGGCCACGGTCAAGCGCGCCATGCTGCATGACTGGGGATCGTGGGACGGTGATTTTCGTGCCCTGACCGCCTCGCTGCGTCGGCGCTTGCTTGAGATCGCCGGGGTGGGCGAGGGCTATAGCGTGGTGCCCTTGCAAGGCAGCGGGACCTTTGCGTTAGAAGCGGCCCTGCTCAGTCTGGCCCAACGGAACAGTCGGGTCCTGATCATCGTCAACGGCGCCTATGGCCAGCGCATGGTCGAGATTTCCCGGCGCATTGGTCTTGGCCATGCGGTCTTGGATCTGGCCGAAACCGAGGCGCCCTCGCCCGACGCCCTGGCCCAGCGGCTGGCGGCGGCCCCCGACCTGACCCATGTGGCGGTCGCCCAGGTCGAGACGTCGACCGGCCTGCTGAACCCCGTGGAGGCCCTGGCCCAGGTGACAGCGGCGGCCGGTCGCAAGCTTTTGGTCGATGCGGTGAGCGCCTTTGGCGCCTTGTGGCTGGATCCGGCCCGGGTGCCGTTCGAGACGCTGATCTTTTCGACCAACAAGTGCCTGGAAGGGGTGCCGGGGATGGGCTTTGTCCTGACCCGGATCGAGGCGCTGGAAGAAGCCCGCGCCTGCGGACCCGCCCCCTCCCTGGCCCTCGACCTTGCCGACCAGTGGGCCTACATGGAGCGCACCGGCCTGTTTCGCTTTACGCCGCCCACCCACGTCCTGGCCGCCTTCCGCCAAGCCCTCGACGAATACGATGCCGAGGGGGGGCGCACCGCCCGCTTGGCCCGGTATCGCCGCAATCACGATGCCCTGGTCGCCGGGATGGGCTGGGCCGGACTGCGGCCGTTGCTGCCCGAGGCGCTGCGCTCGCCGATCATCGTCACCTTCCTGGCGCCCGAGGATCCGGCCTACCACTTCACTACTTTTTATGAGGTGATGAAGCGGCGAGGTTTTATTATTTATCCGGGCAAGATGACCGAGGTGGAGAGTTTCCGTTTGGGCTGTATTGGCGCCGTGGATGTGCCGGTCATGGAGGATTGTGCCCGGGCTTGCGAGGCGGCTTTTAAGGAGTTGGGGGTCGCGTTGCCCGACTAA
- the thiE gene encoding thiamine phosphate synthase, with translation MTDDDACRLYLITPPRLDDLRAFAERLARTLDAGDVPCVQLRLKEADDTAIRRAVEALRPVCHAREVALILNDRPDLAKDTGCDGVHVGQKDMPYAKARKVVGDNAIVGVTCHDSRHLGMEAGEAGADYVAFGAFYPTATKEAPTQADTDLLRWWSEMMVVPSVAIGGITPENARPLIEAGADFLAVCSGVWEHPEGPEAAVRAFDALFREVSPLDLPDEK, from the coding sequence GTGACCGACGATGACGCGTGCCGCCTGTATCTGATCACCCCGCCCCGCCTGGACGACCTCCGGGCCTTTGCCGAGCGGCTGGCCCGCACCCTGGATGCCGGCGATGTGCCGTGCGTGCAGTTGCGGCTAAAGGAGGCGGATGACACGGCGATTCGCCGGGCCGTCGAGGCCCTGCGGCCCGTGTGCCACGCCCGCGAGGTGGCCCTGATCCTCAACGACCGTCCCGACCTCGCCAAGGACACAGGCTGCGACGGCGTGCACGTCGGCCAAAAGGACATGCCCTACGCCAAGGCCCGCAAGGTGGTGGGCGACAACGCCATTGTGGGCGTCACCTGCCACGACAGCCGCCACCTGGGGATGGAAGCCGGCGAGGCGGGGGCGGATTACGTGGCCTTTGGCGCGTTTTATCCCACCGCCACCAAGGAGGCGCCGACCCAGGCGGACACCGACTTGCTGCGCTGGTGGAGTGAAATGATGGTGGTCCCCTCGGTGGCCATCGGCGGCATCACGCCGGAGAACGCTCGGCCCTTGATTGAGGCGGGGGCCGACTTCTTGGCGGTGTGTTCGGGGGTTTGGGAGCACCCGGAGGGGCCCGAGGCGGCGGTTCGGGCTTTTGATGCCCTGTTTCGGGAGGTGAGCCCGCTGGACCTGCCGGACGAAAAGTAA
- a CDS encoding methyl-accepting chemotaxis protein: MRTLTIRQQIFLIPVLSALAVCLVALFAARIVYDRIDETHRLQIKSATEVAVAVVGALDAQVSKGGLTQEQAQSLAKDALRAIRFAGQEYFYVYDYEGKLLAHPVRSDLEGTYKLKETRDANGVLTIEELIKQARAGGGFVPFLWPKPGQDTTPVAKLGYAAGYQPWSWMIGTGVYVDDVEAETWKALLQLGLGGGLALAVVGVAGVWVTRRLGERVQRQSERMLALAEGDLSPTPDTASGDDELGRMAQALEVFRQRMIENRDMSAQREAEQEKRAREAQRIGELARSFDQAAASALDVVAAAAHDLERDAVDMTMSADATAERSVTVASAAEQASAHVQTVAAATEELSASIGEIARQVSMSASIAVAAATEAEQTSAHVRGLADAAQRIGAVVNLITDIASQTNLLALNATIEAARAGEAGKGFAVVAGEVKNLATQTARATEEIGEQIGAIQQATGVAVQAIGGIAAIITQIRDTTTSIASAVEQQGAATREITSSVHDAAAGTTMVSRTIAEVTATIDTTRTTSGNVLEAAGQLRGECDSLRGQVQGFLKDVGAKQA, encoded by the coding sequence ATGCGGACCCTGACGATACGCCAGCAAATCTTTCTGATCCCGGTTCTTTCCGCGTTGGCGGTCTGTCTGGTCGCCCTGTTTGCCGCACGCATCGTTTATGACCGGATCGACGAAACCCACCGCCTGCAAATCAAAAGCGCAACCGAGGTTGCCGTCGCCGTGGTAGGCGCCCTGGATGCCCAGGTCAGCAAGGGAGGCCTCACCCAAGAGCAGGCCCAAAGCTTGGCCAAGGACGCCCTGCGCGCCATTCGCTTTGCCGGCCAGGAATACTTTTATGTCTACGATTACGAGGGAAAGCTCCTGGCTCATCCGGTGCGCTCCGACCTGGAAGGGACCTACAAGCTCAAGGAAACCCGCGATGCCAACGGTGTTCTCACCATTGAGGAGCTGATCAAGCAGGCCCGGGCCGGGGGGGGCTTTGTTCCCTTCCTGTGGCCCAAGCCCGGGCAGGATACCACGCCCGTCGCCAAGTTGGGCTATGCCGCCGGCTATCAGCCTTGGTCCTGGATGATCGGGACCGGCGTGTATGTGGACGACGTCGAGGCAGAGACCTGGAAGGCCCTGCTCCAGTTGGGCCTGGGGGGGGGCTTGGCCCTGGCGGTGGTGGGGGTGGCCGGGGTCTGGGTCACGCGCCGTTTGGGCGAGCGGGTCCAGCGCCAGTCAGAGCGCATGCTGGCCCTGGCCGAGGGCGATCTGTCGCCTACTCCCGACACCGCCAGCGGCGACGACGAGCTGGGCCGCATGGCCCAGGCTTTGGAAGTCTTTCGTCAGCGCATGATCGAAAACCGCGACATGAGTGCCCAGCGCGAGGCCGAGCAGGAAAAGCGCGCTCGCGAGGCCCAGCGCATCGGTGAACTGGCGCGTTCCTTTGATCAAGCCGCCGCTTCTGCCCTCGATGTGGTCGCTGCCGCCGCCCACGACCTAGAGCGCGACGCCGTCGATATGACCATGTCGGCCGACGCCACCGCCGAGCGCTCCGTCACCGTGGCGTCGGCCGCCGAGCAGGCCTCGGCTCATGTTCAGACCGTGGCCGCCGCCACCGAGGAACTGAGCGCCTCTATCGGGGAAATTGCCCGTCAGGTCTCAATGTCGGCCTCCATCGCCGTGGCCGCCGCCACCGAGGCCGAGCAGACCAGCGCCCATGTCCGTGGGCTGGCCGATGCCGCCCAGCGGATTGGCGCCGTGGTCAACCTCATCACCGATATCGCCTCCCAAACCAACCTGTTGGCTCTCAACGCCACCATTGAGGCGGCCCGGGCCGGGGAGGCCGGCAAGGGGTTTGCCGTGGTCGCCGGCGAGGTCAAGAATCTGGCCACCCAGACCGCCCGGGCTACCGAGGAAATCGGCGAGCAAATCGGCGCCATCCAACAGGCCACCGGCGTTGCCGTTCAGGCCATCGGCGGGATCGCCGCCATCATCACCCAGATTCGCGATACCACCACCTCGATCGCCTCGGCGGTCGAGCAACAAGGCGCCGCCACCCGCGAAATCACCAGCAGCGTGCACGACGCCGCGGCCGGGACGACCATGGTCAGCAGAACCATCGCCGAAGTGACCGCCACCATCGATACCACCCGGACCACCTCAGGCAACGTCTTGGAAGCCGCCGGCCAGCTGCGCGGCGAGTGCGACAGCCTGCGCGGACAGGTGCAGGGATTCCTGAAGGACGTCGGCGCGAAGCAGGCGTGA
- a CDS encoding SLAC1 anion channel family protein, whose protein sequence is MAETATAPLSPPHEAGTAHWLMHVPIPLFAMIMGLTGLGLAWRKAASVLGVPGQVGEGLLGLAATLFVGLALLYATKALRHFPEVRAEFNNPIRVNFFPTVSISLLLLSIAALPYSESLALGVWGLGALLHLMATVYLIGRWITRAHEITMINPAWFIPVVGNIIVPIAGTKLGFTEISWFFFAIGLVFWIVLFTIVFYRIVFHNPLATRFLPTLFILIAPPGVGTVSYLALTGGQIDVFTRVLLYSGLFITLLNFSMVRQFLKLPFFVSWWAYTFPMAAITIATLEYQHHLNHPGVAVLAWGLLGVTTLIIGSVFVRTSVELMRGHLFAPE, encoded by the coding sequence ATGGCCGAGACCGCCACCGCCCCCCTGTCCCCGCCGCACGAAGCGGGCACCGCCCACTGGTTGATGCACGTGCCGATTCCCCTGTTCGCCATGATCATGGGCCTGACCGGCCTGGGGCTGGCGTGGCGCAAGGCGGCCTCTGTGCTGGGCGTGCCGGGTCAGGTGGGAGAGGGCCTCCTGGGCCTCGCCGCGACCTTGTTCGTGGGGCTGGCCCTGCTCTACGCCACCAAGGCCCTGCGCCATTTTCCCGAGGTTCGGGCCGAATTCAACAACCCGATCCGAGTGAATTTTTTCCCAACCGTGAGCATCAGCTTGCTGCTGTTGTCGATTGCCGCCCTGCCCTATAGCGAGTCGCTGGCGCTCGGGGTGTGGGGCCTGGGGGCGCTGCTGCACCTGATGGCCACGGTGTACCTGATCGGGCGCTGGATCACCCGGGCGCACGAGATCACCATGATCAATCCGGCGTGGTTCATTCCAGTGGTCGGCAATATCATCGTGCCGATTGCCGGAACCAAGCTGGGCTTCACCGAGATCTCGTGGTTCTTTTTCGCGATTGGCTTGGTGTTTTGGATCGTGCTGTTCACGATCGTGTTTTACCGCATCGTCTTTCACAACCCGCTGGCGACGCGCTTCTTGCCGACCTTGTTCATCCTGATTGCCCCGCCGGGGGTGGGAACGGTGTCGTATCTGGCGCTGACCGGGGGACAGATCGACGTCTTTACCCGGGTTCTGCTCTATAGTGGCCTGTTCATCACCTTGCTCAACTTCAGCATGGTGCGGCAATTCCTGAAACTGCCGTTCTTCGTGTCGTGGTGGGCCTATACCTTCCCCATGGCGGCGATCACCATCGCGACCCTGGAATACCAGCACCACTTGAACCACCCCGGGGTCGCCGTGCTGGCCTGGGGCCTGCTGGGCGTCACGACCTTGATCATCGGCTCGGTTTTTGTCAGGACCAGCGTCGAACTAATGCGCGGCCACCTGTTCGCCCCCGAATAA
- the ilvD gene encoding dihydroxy-acid dehydratase, translating into MPAYRSRTSTHGRTMAGARALWRATGMTDADFGKPIIAIANSFTQFVPGHVHLKDLGQLVARAVAEAGGVAREFDTIAIDDGIAMGHDGMLYSLPSRDLIADSVEYMVNAHCADALVCLSNCDKITPGMMMAALRLNIPVVFVSGGPMEAGKAQVDGEDRSLDLIDVMIMAGNNQVSDDTVAAVERSACPTCGSCSGMFTANSMNCLTEALGLSLPGNGTLIATHAQREDLFKAAGRTIVDLAKRYYEHDDASVLPRSIATKAAFENAMTLDIAMGGSTNTVLHLLAAAQEGEVDFTMTDIDRLSRRVPHLCKVAPSSAVVHIEDVHRAGGIFGILGELDRAGLLDTSVGTVHAPTLADALARWDLVSPTASDAARTLFAAAPGGVRTVLPFTSTRTWSLDLDRAAGVIRNKAHAFSQDGGLAVLTGNVAPNGCIVKTAGVDASILTFTGTVRVCESQDEAVSRILGGDIKAGDVVLVRYEGPKGGPGMQEMLYPTSYLKSRGLGKACALVTDGRFSGGSSGLSIGHVSPEAASGGPIGLLEEGDTLVIDIPQRVIRVDLSDAVLAERRQAQEARGKDAWTPTKPRARHVSTALKAYAAMTTSADRGAVRDLSQIGR; encoded by the coding sequence ATGCCCGCTTACCGTTCCCGCACCTCTACCCACGGTCGTACCATGGCCGGCGCGCGCGCCCTGTGGCGGGCGACCGGCATGACGGACGCGGACTTCGGCAAGCCCATTATCGCCATTGCCAACTCGTTCACCCAGTTCGTCCCCGGCCATGTCCACCTCAAGGACCTGGGCCAGCTCGTGGCCCGCGCGGTGGCAGAAGCGGGCGGCGTGGCCCGCGAGTTCGATACCATCGCCATCGACGACGGCATCGCCATGGGGCATGACGGCATGCTCTACAGCCTGCCGTCGCGCGACCTGATCGCCGATAGCGTCGAGTACATGGTCAACGCCCATTGCGCCGACGCCCTGGTGTGCCTGTCCAACTGCGACAAAATCACCCCGGGGATGATGATGGCGGCGCTGCGCCTCAACATTCCCGTGGTGTTCGTCTCGGGCGGCCCCATGGAGGCCGGCAAGGCCCAGGTGGACGGCGAGGACCGGTCGCTGGACCTGATCGATGTCATGATCATGGCCGGCAACAACCAAGTGAGCGACGACACGGTGGCGGCGGTCGAGCGATCGGCCTGCCCGACCTGCGGTTCGTGCTCGGGCATGTTCACCGCCAATTCCATGAACTGCCTGACCGAGGCCTTGGGCCTGTCGCTGCCCGGCAATGGCACCTTGATCGCCACCCACGCCCAGCGCGAGGACCTGTTCAAGGCGGCGGGCCGCACCATCGTGGACTTGGCCAAGCGCTACTACGAACACGACGACGCCTCGGTCCTGCCACGCAGCATCGCCACCAAGGCGGCGTTCGAGAATGCCATGACACTCGACATCGCCATGGGCGGCTCGACCAACACGGTGCTGCACCTGCTGGCCGCCGCCCAAGAGGGCGAGGTGGACTTCACCATGACGGACATCGACCGTCTGTCGCGCCGCGTGCCGCATTTGTGCAAGGTGGCGCCCAGCTCGGCGGTGGTCCACATCGAGGACGTGCACCGGGCCGGCGGCATTTTCGGCATTCTGGGCGAACTGGACCGCGCCGGGCTGCTTGATACCTCGGTGGGCACCGTCCATGCTCCAACCCTGGCCGACGCCCTGGCCCGCTGGGACCTTGTCTCGCCCACGGCCAGCGACGCGGCCCGCACCTTGTTTGCGGCCGCACCCGGCGGCGTGCGCACCGTCCTGCCCTTCACCTCGACGCGAACCTGGAGCCTGGATCTCGACCGCGCTGCCGGCGTGATCCGCAACAAGGCCCACGCCTTCTCGCAAGACGGCGGCTTGGCTGTCCTGACCGGCAACGTGGCGCCCAACGGCTGCATCGTGAAGACGGCCGGGGTGGATGCCTCGATCCTGACCTTCACGGGCACGGTGCGGGTGTGCGAAAGCCAGGACGAGGCGGTGTCGCGCATTCTGGGCGGCGACATCAAGGCCGGCGACGTGGTGCTGGTGCGCTACGAAGGCCCCAAGGGCGGTCCCGGCATGCAGGAAATGCTCTATCCCACGAGTTATCTGAAGTCGCGCGGTCTGGGCAAGGCCTGCGCCCTGGTGACCGATGGCCGGTTCTCGGGGGGCAGTTCGGGCCTGTCAATTGGCCACGTCTCCCCCGAGGCAGCGTCTGGTGGCCCGATCGGCCTTCTGGAGGAAGGGGACACCCTGGTGATCGACATTCCCCAGCGGGTGATCCGGGTTGACCTGTCGGATGCGGTGCTGGCCGAGCGCCGGCAGGCCCAAGAGGCACGCGGCAAGGACGCCTGGACGCCGACCAAACCGCGCGCCCGGCATGTCTCGACCGCCCTCAAGGCCTATGCCGCGATGACCACCAGCGCCGACCGGGGCGCCGTGCGCGACTTGTCACAGATTGGCCGGTAA
- a CDS encoding NADH-quinone oxidoreductase subunit C, with amino-acid sequence MMTTLKERMESLTELGARIEAALPTDVVRVGLEKDELVVMAHRPSIVRVLTFLRDDSACLFKQLVDLCAVDYPEREERFEVVYNLLSIHHNHRVRVKIPASEDSPVPSVTRVFSTANWFEREAWDMYGVLFADHPDLRRILTDYGFEGHPQRKDFPLSGYKEIRYDETEKRVVYEPVRLVQDFRTFDFQSPWETLDTQIARLLPGDEKAGGNA; translated from the coding sequence ATGATGACGACACTCAAGGAACGGATGGAGAGCCTGACCGAGTTGGGGGCTCGCATCGAGGCCGCCCTGCCCACCGATGTGGTGCGCGTGGGGCTGGAAAAGGACGAACTGGTGGTGATGGCCCATCGGCCGTCCATCGTGCGCGTGCTGACCTTCCTGCGCGATGACAGCGCTTGCTTGTTCAAGCAACTGGTGGACCTGTGCGCAGTAGACTATCCCGAGCGCGAGGAGCGCTTCGAGGTGGTCTATAACCTGCTGTCGATCCACCACAACCACCGCGTCCGCGTGAAGATCCCGGCCTCCGAGGACAGCCCGGTGCCGTCCGTCACCCGCGTGTTCTCGACCGCCAACTGGTTCGAGCGCGAGGCGTGGGACATGTACGGCGTCTTGTTCGCCGACCATCCCGACCTGCGGCGCATCCTGACCGATTATGGCTTCGAGGGGCATCCGCAGCGCAAAGACTTCCCGCTGTCGGGCTACAAGGAAATCCGCTACGACGAGACCGAGAAGCGGGTGGTCTACGAGCCCGTGCGCTTGGTGCAGGATTTCCGCACCTTTGACTTCCAGAGCCCCTGGGAGACCCTCGACACCCAGATCGCCCGCCTCCTGCCCGGAGACGAGAAGGCCGGAGGGAACGCCTGA
- the rnhA gene encoding ribonuclease HI has protein sequence MSADVVEMFTDGACSGNPGPGGWGVLLRWGDHEKELFGGEPDTTNNRMELMAVIQGLESLRRPVSAVIHTDSRYVHDGITGWIWGWKRNGWMTSARKPVKNVDLWKRLDAAMAGHSLKWQWVRGHAGHPENERADALARQGTALARGKK, from the coding sequence ATGAGTGCCGATGTTGTTGAAATGTTCACCGATGGTGCTTGTTCCGGCAACCCGGGTCCCGGCGGCTGGGGGGTCCTGTTGCGCTGGGGCGACCATGAAAAAGAACTCTTTGGCGGTGAGCCCGACACCACTAACAACCGCATGGAATTGATGGCCGTCATCCAAGGCCTGGAGTCGCTGCGCCGGCCGGTCAGTGCGGTCATCCACACCGACAGCCGCTATGTGCATGACGGCATCACCGGCTGGATCTGGGGCTGGAAGCGCAATGGCTGGATGACCTCGGCGCGCAAGCCGGTCAAGAATGTCGATCTTTGGAAGCGGCTTGATGCCGCTATGGCCGGACATAGCCTGAAATGGCAATGGGTGCGCGGTCATGCGGGCCACCCGGAGAACGAACGGGCCGATGCCTTGGCGCGGCAGGGGACAGCTTTGGCGCGCGGAAAGAAGTAG
- a CDS encoding NADH-quinone oxidoreductase subunit D, with protein sequence MQTEIKSYTMNFGPQHPAAHGVLRLVLELSGEIVERADPHIGLLHRGTEKLIEHKSYVQAIPYFDRLDYACPLNQEHAFVLAVEKLLGIEVPPRAQYLRTLFNEITRIINHIMNTTSMALDVGAMTPLLYGFEQREHLLEFSERASGARMHAAWFRPGGVARDVPTDLLDDILKFCDGFPAYLDDVEALLDDNRIFKQRTVDIGKVTVEQALDWGFTGPVLRGCGVPWDLRKAQPYDAYADMDFDIPTGANGDCYDRYLVRMAEQRQSLRIIRQCIEKMPDGPVKTQDHKVTPPPRAAMKNSMEALIHHFKLFTEGVRVPAGETYTAVEAATGEFGVFLVSDGSSKPYRCKIRSPGYVHLQGLDLMSRGHMLADVVANIGSIDVVFGEIDR encoded by the coding sequence ATGCAAACCGAAATCAAGTCCTACACCATGAACTTCGGGCCGCAGCATCCGGCGGCCCACGGGGTGCTGCGTCTGGTGCTGGAGCTGTCGGGCGAGATCGTCGAGCGGGCCGACCCTCATATCGGCCTCTTGCACCGGGGGACCGAAAAACTCATCGAACACAAGTCGTATGTCCAGGCCATTCCCTATTTCGACCGCCTGGACTACGCCTGCCCCCTGAACCAGGAACACGCCTTCGTGCTGGCGGTCGAGAAGCTCCTGGGGATCGAGGTGCCGCCGCGCGCCCAGTACCTGCGCACGCTGTTCAACGAGATCACCCGCATCATCAACCACATCATGAACACCACCTCGATGGCGCTTGATGTGGGGGCGATGACGCCGCTGCTCTATGGCTTCGAGCAGCGCGAGCACCTGCTGGAGTTTTCCGAGCGGGCATCGGGGGCGCGCATGCACGCGGCTTGGTTCCGTCCGGGCGGGGTGGCGCGCGACGTGCCCACCGATCTGCTCGACGACATCTTAAAGTTCTGCGACGGCTTCCCCGCCTATCTCGACGATGTGGAAGCGCTGCTCGACGACAACCGGATTTTCAAGCAGCGCACCGTCGATATCGGCAAGGTCACGGTGGAACAGGCGCTGGACTGGGGCTTCACCGGCCCGGTGTTGCGCGGCTGCGGCGTGCCCTGGGACCTGCGCAAGGCCCAGCCCTACGACGCCTATGCCGACATGGATTTTGACATCCCCACCGGGGCCAATGGCGACTGTTACGACCGCTATCTGGTGCGTATGGCCGAGCAGCGCCAGTCGCTGCGCATCATCCGCCAGTGTATCGAAAAGATGCCGGACGGTCCGGTCAAGACCCAAGACCACAAGGTGACGCCGCCGCCGCGCGCCGCCATGAAGAACTCGATGGAAGCGCTGATCCATCATTTCAAGCTGTTTACCGAGGGCGTGCGCGTTCCGGCCGGCGAAACCTATACCGCCGTCGAGGCTGCGACCGGCGAGTTCGGCGTGTTTCTGGTCTCCGATGGGTCCAGCAAGCCCTATCGCTGCAAAATCCGCTCGCCTGGCTATGTCCACCTCCAGGGGCTCGATCTGATGAGCCGGGGCCACATGCTGGCCGACGTGGTGGCCAACATCGGATCCATTGACGTGGTGTTTGGAGAAATCGACCGATGA
- a CDS encoding NuoB/complex I 20 kDa subunit family protein: protein MGVNSSLPAGLVPPGPDQDAILGAVNAQIEEKGFVLANVDNLVNWARSGSLWPMTFGLACCALEMIHCACARYDLDRFGVVFRPSPRSSDVMIVAGTLTNKMAPALRKVYDQMAEPRWVISMGSCANGGGYYHYSYSVVRGCDRVVPVDVYVPGCPPTAEALLYGVLQLQKKIQRTGALYR, encoded by the coding sequence ATGGGAGTAAACTCCTCCCTCCCGGCAGGCCTCGTGCCGCCGGGGCCCGATCAGGACGCCATCTTGGGCGCAGTGAACGCCCAGATCGAGGAGAAGGGCTTCGTTCTTGCCAACGTTGACAATCTGGTCAACTGGGCTCGCTCAGGGTCCTTGTGGCCCATGACCTTCGGTCTCGCCTGTTGCGCCCTGGAGATGATCCACTGCGCGTGCGCGCGCTATGATCTGGACCGCTTTGGCGTGGTGTTCCGGCCCAGTCCGCGCAGCTCCGACGTGATGATCGTCGCGGGTACCCTTACAAATAAGATGGCGCCGGCGTTGCGCAAGGTCTACGACCAGATGGCCGAGCCACGTTGGGTAATTTCCATGGGGAGTTGTGCCAACGGCGGGGGGTACTACCATTACTCCTATTCCGTCGTGCGGGGCTGCGACCGTGTGGTGCCCGTTGACGTCTACGTGCCCGGCTGTCCGCCCACGGCGGAGGCTTTGCTGTACGGCGTGCTTCAACTGCAAAAGAAGATTCAGCGCACCGGCGCGCTGTATCGCTAG
- a CDS encoding NADH-quinone oxidoreductase subunit A, with the protein MQAMLLDYLPILVFLVIATLVAAGSIGASYVVTPQAPDTEKESAYECGFEAFDDARSRFQVRFYLVAILFIIFDLEVAFLFPWALGLGGLGAFGFWSMMVFLGILTVGFIYEWKKGALEWE; encoded by the coding sequence ATGCAAGCCATGCTGCTGGACTATCTGCCGATCCTGGTCTTCCTCGTCATTGCGACGCTGGTCGCGGCGGGGTCAATCGGGGCTTCGTATGTTGTGACGCCGCAGGCGCCCGACACCGAAAAGGAATCCGCCTATGAATGCGGGTTCGAGGCTTTTGACGACGCGCGCTCGCGCTTTCAGGTGCGATTTTACCTCGTCGCCATCCTCTTCATCATCTTCGATCTGGAAGTGGCCTTCCTGTTTCCCTGGGCCTTGGGGCTGGGCGGGCTGGGCGCGTTTGGCTTCTGGTCGATGATGGTGTTCCTCGGCATCTTGACCGTTGGCTTCATCTACGAATGGAAGAAGGGAGCGCTGGAATGGGAGTAA